Proteins co-encoded in one Diaminobutyricimonas sp. LJ205 genomic window:
- a CDS encoding AlpA family transcriptional regulator, protein MPELLTLEEVADLLRKSPAQIRWMIHNGTAPKSGKIGGRRMFRKADVDAYIEAAFATDAA, encoded by the coding sequence GTGCCCGAACTGCTCACACTCGAGGAAGTCGCAGATCTGCTGCGAAAGTCGCCCGCCCAGATCCGCTGGATGATCCACAACGGCACCGCGCCGAAGTCCGGGAAGATCGGCGGCCGCCGCATGTTCCGCAAGGCCGACGTCGACGCGTACATCGAAGCCGCGTTCGCAACGGACGCCGCGTGA
- a CDS encoding helix-turn-helix domain-containing protein produces the protein MGFKDANWAYRLRLPTAQKVVLVAIAHSTDDKTHQTYVSQKTVASMVELSTSTVNAAVKELVRKRVISKTRRNGAGGYRTTDLITVERSYIGETNIGESNIGETNVGVTADLLPDDGGPTSESRIAEEINQIDQPEDQPVSSATPRRSTTGTRLIEGWMPSPAVREQMALEAPLVDLRKEHERFTDYWIGVPGARGRKANWDATWRNWIRKANEDASRRQNKLTPEDRMRATIALGADFSMKELAS, from the coding sequence GTGGGTTTCAAGGATGCCAACTGGGCCTACCGGCTTAGGCTGCCGACCGCGCAGAAGGTGGTCCTCGTCGCGATCGCGCACTCGACCGACGACAAGACCCACCAGACGTACGTGAGTCAGAAGACTGTCGCATCCATGGTCGAGCTCTCCACCAGCACAGTGAATGCGGCAGTCAAGGAACTCGTCAGGAAGCGGGTCATATCGAAGACCCGGCGGAACGGTGCAGGCGGGTATCGGACGACCGACCTGATCACCGTCGAGCGTTCCTATATCGGGGAAACCAACATAGGCGAATCCAACATAGGTGAAACCAATGTGGGCGTGACGGCGGACCTACTTCCAGATGACGGCGGTCCTACATCCGAGAGCCGGATAGCAGAAGAGATCAACCAGATAGATCAACCAGAAGATCAACCAGTCTCTTCGGCTACGCCTCGAAGAAGCACGACAGGCACTCGACTCATCGAAGGCTGGATGCCCTCACCAGCGGTCCGGGAGCAGATGGCCCTCGAAGCACCCCTCGTCGACCTACGCAAGGAACACGAACGCTTTACCGACTACTGGATCGGTGTACCCGGCGCCCGTGGCCGCAAAGCGAACTGGGACGCCACCTGGCGCAACTGGATTCGCAAGGCCAACGAGGACGCCTCACGCCGCCAGAACAAACTCACTCCCGAAGACCGCATGCGCGCCACGATCGCGCTCGGCGCTGACTTCTCCATGAAGGAGCTCGCATCATGA